A stretch of the Brevinematales bacterium genome encodes the following:
- a CDS encoding alpha-amylase family glycosyl hydrolase, whose protein sequence is MKNGKNLILVTLSVIIITTVSCSPTQIPQQTSINPTVLPNHNVNEQSVNLSVQTIFYSYLSPTNYTNFQVSLAPFEAKVILLSNIGLSGSIDTDSSWYLDAIFYQIFVRSFYDSNGDGIGDLNGIIQKLDYITNIGFNAIWLLPIFESPSYHGYDTTDYYSIEEDYGNISSFLNLISQAHNKGIRIVLDMVLNHTSSSHPWFINSANNGNKANWYIWTNVSLSELNGWGYAWGGGSAGNVWHWNNTRGMRYYGAFWSGMPDLNILNSEVSNELFKIGSNWLSKGIDGYRLDAVRYLIETGPGQGQRDTIQTKVFLQVYNSYLKSLKPNFYTVGEVWENNSIVSGYYNRLDSCFNFDFAYSVVQSIINENPSSLINMINTKPSHIPWKFFAPFLDNHDDIFFNHGRISDQFYGRWDEQFLSATLLLTFPGTPFVYYGSEIGMRRRGTQNEDIDKRTPMHWNSSSKAGFTTGTPWTPIANNSNPYNVEYQLSDANSLLNLYKKLVNIRRYFPSLRRGTFKLLSTTDNQVMSYIRIGTNESIMVVANFSSSPKNVKVDLSSSGLVIPSIYKTYLFLLHPNTTNTTSSEININGTKEYIWNHCKIVGPITNTQTETKGWDFGGFLGLYITNDQTNLYIALETLNLAGAYGNTIYIVIDIPSTNLDSKDLTNIQVLNNYSKKVILANNLKYDAFIHMKAFPSSFVGDTNHTLIVWADGNYIKLTEIGGKIGANPAYKFVEISVPLSYLRLSLNDTIKISAFFSGGDWESTAYCAIPFNNDNNSITGGTSGPLPNPSYNSLTVIDDFVTYTIK, encoded by the coding sequence ATGAAAAATGGAAAAAATCTCATACTAGTTACGTTATCGGTCATTATAATTACTACAGTATCATGCTCTCCGACACAGATACCGCAACAAACTAGCATTAATCCCACAGTTTTACCAAATCATAACGTAAACGAACAATCTGTAAACCTATCAGTACAAACTATTTTTTATTCCTATCTTAGCCCAACAAACTATACAAACTTTCAAGTTAGTCTAGCTCCATTTGAGGCAAAAGTAATACTTTTATCAAACATTGGACTATCTGGATCAATTGATACCGATAGCTCATGGTACCTAGACGCAATTTTCTACCAAATATTTGTAAGAAGTTTCTATGATTCAAATGGAGATGGAATTGGGGATTTAAATGGTATAATACAAAAACTAGATTATATTACAAACATAGGTTTCAATGCTATATGGTTACTACCTATCTTTGAATCACCCTCATATCACGGATATGATACAACAGATTATTACTCAATAGAAGAAGATTATGGTAACATATCCTCATTTCTAAATTTGATTTCACAAGCGCACAACAAAGGAATCAGAATAGTACTCGATATGGTCTTAAATCATACTAGTTCCTCTCATCCATGGTTTATAAACTCAGCAAATAATGGAAACAAAGCCAATTGGTACATTTGGACTAATGTTTCTTTAAGTGAATTAAATGGGTGGGGATATGCATGGGGAGGCGGTAGTGCAGGAAATGTTTGGCACTGGAATAATACAAGAGGTATGAGATACTACGGTGCATTCTGGAGTGGTATGCCAGACCTTAATATCCTAAACTCTGAAGTCTCAAACGAATTATTCAAAATAGGATCAAATTGGTTATCAAAAGGTATAGACGGATATAGACTTGATGCAGTAAGATACTTAATTGAAACAGGTCCAGGACAAGGACAAAGAGATACAATTCAAACCAAAGTATTCTTACAAGTATACAATTCATACTTAAAATCGCTTAAACCCAACTTCTATACAGTGGGTGAAGTTTGGGAAAACAATTCTATAGTGTCTGGATATTATAACAGACTCGATAGCTGTTTTAACTTTGATTTCGCTTACTCTGTAGTACAATCGATAATAAATGAAAATCCTTCAAGTCTTATTAACATGATAAATACCAAACCTAGTCACATTCCTTGGAAATTTTTCGCTCCATTCCTGGATAATCACGATGATATATTTTTCAACCACGGCAGAATATCAGATCAATTCTATGGAAGATGGGATGAACAATTCCTATCAGCAACATTACTATTAACATTCCCCGGAACACCCTTCGTATACTATGGATCCGAAATAGGAATGAGAAGAAGAGGAACGCAAAACGAAGACATAGATAAAAGAACTCCAATGCATTGGAATAGTAGCTCCAAAGCAGGATTTACAACCGGAACACCCTGGACACCAATAGCAAACAATTCAAATCCTTATAATGTAGAATACCAATTATCAGATGCAAATTCTCTACTTAACCTTTATAAAAAATTAGTAAACATAAGGAGATATTTCCCATCATTAAGAAGAGGTACTTTCAAGCTTCTATCAACAACAGATAACCAAGTAATGTCATACATAAGAATAGGAACAAACGAATCAATAATGGTTGTCGCAAATTTTTCGTCATCACCTAAAAACGTAAAAGTAGATCTTTCCTCAAGTGGTTTAGTAATACCATCGATATACAAAACCTATCTATTTTTATTACACCCAAATACAACAAACACAACTTCATCAGAAATAAACATAAACGGCACCAAAGAATATATATGGAACCATTGCAAAATAGTAGGTCCTATTACAAACACCCAAACAGAAACCAAAGGCTGGGATTTCGGAGGATTTCTTGGATTGTATATAACAAACGATCAAACCAATCTCTACATAGCATTGGAAACTTTAAATTTAGCCGGAGCATACGGAAATACTATCTATATTGTTATAGATATTCCAAGCACTAACTTAGATTCTAAAGATCTGACAAACATCCAAGTCCTTAACAACTACTCAAAGAAAGTAATTCTAGCAAATAATCTAAAATACGATGCTTTCATACATATGAAAGCTTTTCCAAGTAGTTTCGTTGGAGATACAAACCATACACTTATAGTATGGGCAGATGGAAACTATATAAAGCTTACAGAAATAGGCGGTAAAATAGGAGCAAATCCTGCTTACAAGTTTGTTGAAATCTCAGTACCGTTATCCTACTTAAGATTAAGTTTAAACGATACAATAAAGATATCTGCTTTCTTCTCAGGAGGCGATTGGGAATCAACAGCATACTGCGCTATTCCCTTCAATAATGATAATAACTCTATAACTGGTGGAACATCAGGTCCTTTACCAAATCCAAGTTATAACTCTCTGACAGTAATCGACGACTTTGTTACATATACAATAAAGTAA
- the secY gene encoding preprotein translocase subunit SecY codes for MLKAFINIFKVESLRKRVLFTLFILIVFRVGTTIPVPGIDYSVLALYSERFGQTNLGILEFFNLFAGGALSNISIFALGVMPYISALIIIQLLVYVIPALEKISKEPDGRRKIMQYARIGTVPLALIEAWGLSLYFVRNLKAEIFARTGLSLYPDTVLFYLSFLITVTAGTMFLVWMGEQITEKGIGNGISLIIMAGIVARIPESIYNVYRQLQASGTVEITLILVVLLFLGVIIFVVWFEQSVRKIPVSYAKRVVGRKVYGGQSTYIPFKLNPAGVVAIIFASAVMTFPQQVLTFFGGADSPIVRTIAAWLSFEGWLYITLYMLLVIFFSYFYTFIQFNPQELAETLQKNGGFIPGIRAGDPTYRFLNDTLNRILVPGSIIVGLIAILPNIIYGSLNVPTYIAYLLGGTSLLIMVGVALDTLTQIESQLIVHHYDGFLKKGKIRGRGTRYV; via the coding sequence ATGTTAAAAGCCTTTATAAATATTTTTAAGGTAGAGTCATTAAGGAAGAGGGTTTTGTTTACTCTTTTTATTCTTATAGTTTTTAGGGTAGGTACTACAATACCTGTTCCTGGTATTGATTATTCGGTATTAGCGTTATATAGTGAAAGGTTTGGTCAAACGAATTTGGGAATTCTTGAGTTTTTTAACCTTTTTGCTGGTGGGGCTTTGTCTAATATAAGCATATTTGCTTTAGGTGTGATGCCATATATAAGTGCTTTAATTATAATACAGTTACTTGTTTATGTAATACCTGCTCTTGAGAAGATATCAAAGGAGCCTGATGGTAGAAGAAAAATAATGCAGTATGCTAGAATAGGTACAGTACCTTTAGCACTTATAGAAGCTTGGGGATTAAGTTTGTATTTTGTAAGAAATCTCAAGGCTGAAATATTTGCTAGAACTGGTCTTTCTCTCTATCCAGATACTGTTCTTTTCTATCTAAGTTTTCTGATTACTGTTACTGCTGGTACGATGTTTCTAGTTTGGATGGGAGAGCAAATAACTGAGAAGGGTATAGGTAATGGTATCTCTCTTATAATAATGGCTGGTATAGTAGCAAGGATACCAGAATCAATATACAATGTTTATAGGCAATTACAGGCTTCGGGTACAGTTGAAATAACTTTAATACTTGTTGTGCTGTTGTTTTTGGGTGTTATAATATTTGTTGTTTGGTTTGAGCAATCTGTAAGAAAGATACCTGTTAGTTATGCCAAGAGAGTAGTAGGTAGAAAAGTTTATGGGGGGCAAAGTACTTATATACCCTTTAAGCTTAATCCTGCTGGTGTTGTGGCTATAATATTTGCTTCAGCGGTTATGACGTTCCCTCAACAAGTACTTACTTTCTTTGGTGGTGCGGATTCACCAATAGTTAGAACTATAGCAGCTTGGTTGTCTTTTGAAGGTTGGTTGTATATTACTCTTTATATGCTTCTTGTGATATTCTTTTCTTACTTCTACACATTTATACAGTTTAATCCTCAAGAATTGGCAGAAACTTTACAGAAAAATGGTGGTTTTATTCCTGGTATTAGAGCAGGTGATCCTACTTACAGGTTTTTGAATGATACTCTCAATAGAATTTTGGTTCCAGGATCTATAATAGTAGGACTTATAGCAATTTTACCTAACATAATATATGGTTCTCTAAATGTACCAACGTACATAGCATATCTTTTAGGTGGTACTTCTTTACTTATAATGGTTGGTGTTGCCTTAGATACATTGACCCAAATAGAGTCTCAGTTGATTGTTCATCATTATGATGGTTTCCTTAAGAAAGGGAAAATAAGAGGTAGAGGTACAAGATATGTATAA
- a CDS encoding FAD-dependent oxidoreductase produces the protein MYNIVVLGGGYAGVKLVKHLLSYANRSSVSYKVTLIDRNEFQCLLPSLPAVISNREEKVLVYYRDIFSRYSNFEFIKGDIEAVDLNCKAIILYDGREVRYDQVVFAFGVEPSDFGIEGVKSYSIMFWNERDLEKYVRKIDEFISNNKSPRIVIVGAGPIGVEVASETSHYLKTKNIKPNILILEAKDRCLPSLPPSLGRTVEYYLLRENVDIAYNSLVCKIDDKKVYTLDGREFEYDIILWCSGVVVNSLVRRIEDKSNIKFEKGAQGRIVVDESLRVKSLDNVWAIGDIAIPENQKVVPIPLAQFAVQMADVAGFNIPRYLEGKPLKKLSLSFRGIIIQMSKFSAAAMVSRPFEIIIPPSLIGVSMRRFVDYSYIISIGAKPRKYPL, from the coding sequence ATGTATAATATAGTGGTTCTAGGTGGAGGATATGCAGGTGTTAAATTAGTAAAACATCTTTTGTCCTATGCTAATAGATCATCAGTTAGTTATAAGGTCACTTTGATTGATAGGAATGAGTTTCAATGTCTTTTACCATCTCTGCCTGCTGTTATATCAAATAGGGAGGAAAAGGTTTTAGTTTATTACCGGGATATATTTTCTAGGTATTCTAATTTTGAGTTTATTAAAGGTGATATTGAAGCTGTTGATTTAAATTGCAAAGCTATTATACTTTATGATGGAAGAGAAGTACGATATGATCAGGTTGTTTTTGCTTTCGGTGTTGAACCATCTGATTTTGGTATTGAAGGTGTTAAAAGTTATTCTATAATGTTTTGGAATGAGAGAGATCTTGAAAAGTATGTTAGAAAAATAGATGAATTTATTTCAAATAACAAATCTCCAAGGATTGTTATTGTCGGAGCTGGACCTATAGGTGTTGAAGTTGCTTCAGAAACGTCTCATTATCTTAAAACTAAAAATATAAAACCTAACATACTAATATTGGAAGCCAAAGATAGATGTTTACCATCGTTACCTCCGAGTCTTGGTAGAACTGTAGAGTATTATCTTTTGAGAGAGAATGTAGATATAGCCTATAATTCTCTTGTTTGTAAGATTGATGATAAAAAGGTATATACGCTAGATGGAAGAGAGTTTGAATATGATATTATATTGTGGTGTAGTGGAGTTGTAGTTAATAGTCTAGTTAGAAGAATAGAGGATAAATCAAACATTAAGTTTGAGAAAGGAGCTCAAGGTAGGATAGTAGTTGATGAATCCCTTAGAGTTAAAAGTTTGGATAATGTTTGGGCTATAGGTGATATTGCCATTCCAGAGAATCAAAAAGTAGTTCCAATACCTTTGGCGCAGTTTGCTGTACAAATGGCTGATGTAGCTGGATTTAATATACCAAGATATTTGGAAGGAAAACCATTAAAAAAATTGTCATTATCTTTTAGGGGTATTATTATACAGATGTCAAAATTTTCTGCAGCAGCTATGGTTTCTAGGCCTTTTGAGATTATAATACCACCTAGTTTAATTGGAGTTTCAATGAGAAGATTTGTAGATTACAGCTATATTATCTCAATAGGTGCTAAACCTCGTAAATATCCTCTATAA